From Vitis vinifera cultivar Pinot Noir 40024 chromosome 5, ASM3070453v1, the proteins below share one genomic window:
- the LOC100262385 gene encoding probable sucrose-phosphate synthase 3 isoform X2: MAGNEWINGYLEAILVSGASAIEDSKATPIALREGGHFNPTKYFVEEVVTGVDETDLHRTWIKVVATRNTRERSSRLENMCWRIWHLARKKKQLEVEDQQRLAVRRWEREQGRRDATEDMSEDLSEGEKGETVGELLPGETPKKKFQRNSSNLEVWSDDNKEKKLYIVLISLHGLVRGENMELGRDSDTGGQVKYVVELSRALARMPGVYRVDLFTRQISSPEVDWSYGEPTEMLTVGAEDADGTDVGESSGAYIIRIPFGPRDKYLRKEVLWPHIQEFVDGALAHILNMSKVLGEQIGGGQPVWPYVIHGHYADAGDSAALLSGALNVPMVLTGHSLGRNKLEQLLKQGRQSKEDIDSTYKIMRRIEAEELSLDAAELVITSTKQEIDEQWGLYDGFDVKLEKVLRARARRRVNCHGRYMPRMAVIPPGMDFSSVEVQEDAPEVDGELTALASSDGSSPKAVPAIWSELMRFLTNPHKPMILALSRPDPKKNITTLLKAFGECRPLRELANLTLIMGNRDDIEEMSGGNASVLTTVLKMIDKYDLYGQVAYPKHHKQSDVPDIYRLAAKTKGVFINPALVEPFGLTLIEAAAHGLPMVATKNGGPVDIHRALNNGLLVDPHDQEQIASALLKLVSEKNLWIECRRNGWRNIHLFSWPEHCRTYLTRVAACRMRHPQWKTDTPKDEVAADDSWNDSLKDVQDMSLRLSVDGEKISLNGSLEHLAAASGEHELQDQVKHVLSRIKKPERASQDSEGGKKVVDNVPSKYPMLRRRRRLIVIALDYYDSNGAPEKKMIKIVQEIMKAVRSDSQTARFSGFALSTAMPVSETVEFMKSGKIEPSEFDALICSSGSEMYYPGTYTEEDGKLLPDPDYASHIDYHWGRDGLKNTIWKLMNTDEVKGGKSKNPSKPIEEDGKSSNAHCVSYLIKDLSKVKKVDDLRQKLRMRGLRCHPMYCRNSTRLQVIPLLASRAQALRYLFVRWRLNVTNMYVILGETGDTDYEELRSGTHKTVIMKGIVEKGSDELLRKSGSYHRDDVIPGDSPRVAYTSGEATASDIAKALQQVAKSTA; this comes from the exons ATGGCTGGAAACGAGTGGATAAATGGGTACTTGGAGGCCATATTGGTCAGTGGAGCCTCCGCCATTGAAGACTCCAAGGCCACGCCCATCGCCTTGAGGGAGGGAGGCCATTTCAACCCCACCAAGTATTTTGTAGAGGAAGTGGTCACCGGGGTTGATGAGACTGATCTCCACCGGACATGGATCAAGGTCGTTGCCACTCGCAACACCCGCGAGCGCAGCTCCAGGCTCGAGAACATGTGCTGGCGTATCTGGCATCTCGCTCGCAAGAAGAAGCAG CTGGAAGTGGAGGATCAACAGCGCTTGGCAGTTCGGAGATGGGAGCGGGAACAAGGCCGCAGGGATGCTACCGAAGACATGTCGGAAGACTTGTCAGAAGGAGAGAAGGGTGAAACTGTGGGAGAGTTGTTGCCAGGTGAGACCCCGAAGAAGAAGTTCCAACGAAATTCCTCCAACTTAGAAGTATGGTCTGATGATAACAAGGAAAAGAAGCTTTACATTGTCCTTATCAG TCTGCATGGTTTGGTACGTGGAGAAAACATGGAGCTAGGTCGTGATTCTGACACTGGTGGTCAG GTTAAATATGTGGTTGAGCTTTCTCGAGCACTTGCTAGGATGCCAGGGGTGTACAGGGTCGACCTCTTCACTCGCCAAATTTCTTCGCCTGAAGTGGATTGGAGCTATGGAGAGCCAACTGAGATGCTTACTGTGGGTGCTGAAGATGCTGATGGAACCGATGTGGGAGAGAGCAGTGGGGCTTATATTATAAGGATACCTTTTGGTCCACGTGATAAATACCTCCGAAAAGAAGTCCTTTGGCCCCATATTCAAGAATTTGTAGATGGAGCTCTGGCTCACATTCTTAATATGTCAAAAGTTTTAGGTGAACAAATTGGCGGGGGTCAGCCTGTTTGGCCATATGTAATTCATGGTCATTATGCCGATGCAGGGGATAGCGCTGCTCTTCTTTCCGGTGCTTTAAATGTCCCAATGGTACTGACAGGACATTCTCTTGGACGAAACAAGCTTGAACAGCTTCTTAAGCAAGGAAGGCAATCAAAAGAGGATATTGATTCAACATATAAGATTATGAGAAGGATTGAAGCAGAAGAGCTTTCCCTTGATGCTGCAGAACTTGTGATCACAAGTACCAAACAGGAGATTGATGAGCAATGGGGACTTTATGATGGATTTGATGTCAAGCTCGAGAAAGTTTTGAGGGCTCGTGCTAGACGTAGGGTCAATTGCCATGGGCGTTACATGCCAAGGATGGCG GTTATTCCTCCTGGGATGGACTTTAGCAGTGTTGAGGTTCAGGAGGATGCCCCTGAAGTGGATGGAGAACTCACGGCACTTGCTAGCTCTGATGGTTCTTCTCCAAAAGCAGTCCCTGCAATATGGTCAGAA TTGATGCGCTTCCTCACAAATCCACATAAGCCAATGATCTTGGCCCTATCAAGACCAGATCCAAAAAAGAACATTACCACTCTTCTGAAAGCTTTTGGGGAATGCCGTCCACTGAGAGAGCTTGCTAATCTT ACACTTATAATGGGGAACAGAGATGATATCGAGGAGATGTCTGGTGGAAATGCTAGTGTCCTGACAACAGTGTTGAAAATGATTGATAAGTATGATCTATATGGGCAAGTAGCTTACCCAAAGCATCACAAACAATCTGATGTTCCAGACATCTACCGGCTGGCAGCCAAAACAAAG GGAGTTTTCATAAATCCAGCTTTGGTTGAGCCTTTTGGACTTACCTTGATCGAG GCTGCAGCACATGGGCTTCCAATGGTTGCTACTAAAAATGGTGGTCCAGTTGACATTCATAGG GCACTCAACAACGGTCTGCTTGTGGATCCTCATGATCAAGAGCAAATTGCTTCTGCATTACTTAAACTAGTCTCAGAGAAGAACTTGTGGATCGAATGCAGAAGGAATGGTTGGAGGAACATACATCTCTTCTCATGGCCTGAACATTGCCGCACATATTTGACAAGAGTTGCAGCCTGCCGTATGAGGCATCCACAGTGGAAAACTGACACCCCAAAGGATGAAGTGGCTGCTGATGACTCTTGGAATGATTCACTTAAGGATGTGCAAGATATGTCCCTTAGGCTTTCAGTTGATGGGGAAAAAATTTCACTTAATGGATCACTTGAGCATTTGGCTGCAGCCTCTGGTGAACATGAGCTGCAAGACCAAGTAAAACATGTCCTCAGCAGGATAAAGAAGCCAGAAAGAGCCTCCCAAGATTCTGAAGGCGGAAAGAAAGTTGTTGATAATGTGCCAAGCAAATACCCCATGTTGAGGCGGCGGCGAAGATTGATTGTCATTGCACTCGATTACTATGATAGCAATGGAGCTCCTGAAAAAAAGATGATTAAAATAGTGCAAGAAATAATGAAGGCTGTTCGATCAGACTCACAAACAGCGAGATTCTCAGGGTTTGCTCTATCAACAGCAATGCCAGTGTCAGAAACAGTGGAGTTCATGAAATCAGGGAAGATTGAACCAAGTGAGTTTGATGCTTTGATTTGTAGTAGTGGGAGTGAAATGTATTACCCGGGTACTTACACAGAAGAAGATGGGAAGCTTTTACCTGACCCAGATTATGCATCGCATATTGACTACCATTGGGGACGTGACGGATTGAAGAATACCATTTGGAAGTTGATGAACACAGATGAAGTTAAAGGAGGAAAATCTAAAAATCCTTCCAAACCCATTGAAGAAGATGGCAAATCAAGCAATGCCCATTGTGTTTCTTACTTGATAAAGGATCTCAGTAag GTGAAGAAAGTGGATGATTTGAGGCAGAAGCTTAGGATGCGGGGGCTCCGCTGTCATCCTATGTACTGCAGGAACTCAACAAGATTGCAAGTCATTCCTCTCCTTGCATCTCGAGCACAGGCACTCAG GTACCTTTTCGTGCGATGGAGACTGAATGTTACAAACATGTATGTAATTCTTGGTGAGACTGGAGACACCGATTATGAAGAACTGAGGTCTGGTACCCATAAGACAGTGATCATGAAAGGAATTGTGGAGAAAGGTTCTGATGAGTTGCTTAGAAAATCAGGAAGCTACCATCGAGATGATGTCATTCCAGGAGACAGCCCACGGGTAGCATACACAAGTGGGGAAGCAACTGCCAGTGACATTGCAAAAGCGTTACAGCAAGTTGCGAAATCCACGGCCTGA
- the LOC100262385 gene encoding probable sucrose-phosphate synthase 3 isoform X1: MHALGSGQPWKRFLLNPHHTCIPSFLSVLFLSPNTLFLSSSKTLFLFCFFFFSFYFPYKQTPFFLCGFWQQFSWNLDIGMAGNEWINGYLEAILVSGASAIEDSKATPIALREGGHFNPTKYFVEEVVTGVDETDLHRTWIKVVATRNTRERSSRLENMCWRIWHLARKKKQLEVEDQQRLAVRRWEREQGRRDATEDMSEDLSEGEKGETVGELLPGETPKKKFQRNSSNLEVWSDDNKEKKLYIVLISLHGLVRGENMELGRDSDTGGQVKYVVELSRALARMPGVYRVDLFTRQISSPEVDWSYGEPTEMLTVGAEDADGTDVGESSGAYIIRIPFGPRDKYLRKEVLWPHIQEFVDGALAHILNMSKVLGEQIGGGQPVWPYVIHGHYADAGDSAALLSGALNVPMVLTGHSLGRNKLEQLLKQGRQSKEDIDSTYKIMRRIEAEELSLDAAELVITSTKQEIDEQWGLYDGFDVKLEKVLRARARRRVNCHGRYMPRMAVIPPGMDFSSVEVQEDAPEVDGELTALASSDGSSPKAVPAIWSELMRFLTNPHKPMILALSRPDPKKNITTLLKAFGECRPLRELANLTLIMGNRDDIEEMSGGNASVLTTVLKMIDKYDLYGQVAYPKHHKQSDVPDIYRLAAKTKGVFINPALVEPFGLTLIEAAAHGLPMVATKNGGPVDIHRALNNGLLVDPHDQEQIASALLKLVSEKNLWIECRRNGWRNIHLFSWPEHCRTYLTRVAACRMRHPQWKTDTPKDEVAADDSWNDSLKDVQDMSLRLSVDGEKISLNGSLEHLAAASGEHELQDQVKHVLSRIKKPERASQDSEGGKKVVDNVPSKYPMLRRRRRLIVIALDYYDSNGAPEKKMIKIVQEIMKAVRSDSQTARFSGFALSTAMPVSETVEFMKSGKIEPSEFDALICSSGSEMYYPGTYTEEDGKLLPDPDYASHIDYHWGRDGLKNTIWKLMNTDEVKGGKSKNPSKPIEEDGKSSNAHCVSYLIKDLSKVKKVDDLRQKLRMRGLRCHPMYCRNSTRLQVIPLLASRAQALRYLFVRWRLNVTNMYVILGETGDTDYEELRSGTHKTVIMKGIVEKGSDELLRKSGSYHRDDVIPGDSPRVAYTSGEATASDIAKALQQVAKSTA; this comes from the exons ATGCACGCATTGGGAAGCGGACAGCCTTGGAAGCGGTTCCTTCTAAATCCTCATCACACGTGTATTCCCTCATTTCTCTCCGTTCTATTTCTCTCTCCAAACaccctctttctttcttcttccaaaactctctttctcttctgttttttttttttttccttttattttccatACAAGcaaacaccattttttttatgtgggtTTTGGCAGCAGTTTTCTTGGAATTTGGATATCGGAATGGCTGGAAACGAGTGGATAAATGGGTACTTGGAGGCCATATTGGTCAGTGGAGCCTCCGCCATTGAAGACTCCAAGGCCACGCCCATCGCCTTGAGGGAGGGAGGCCATTTCAACCCCACCAAGTATTTTGTAGAGGAAGTGGTCACCGGGGTTGATGAGACTGATCTCCACCGGACATGGATCAAGGTCGTTGCCACTCGCAACACCCGCGAGCGCAGCTCCAGGCTCGAGAACATGTGCTGGCGTATCTGGCATCTCGCTCGCAAGAAGAAGCAG CTGGAAGTGGAGGATCAACAGCGCTTGGCAGTTCGGAGATGGGAGCGGGAACAAGGCCGCAGGGATGCTACCGAAGACATGTCGGAAGACTTGTCAGAAGGAGAGAAGGGTGAAACTGTGGGAGAGTTGTTGCCAGGTGAGACCCCGAAGAAGAAGTTCCAACGAAATTCCTCCAACTTAGAAGTATGGTCTGATGATAACAAGGAAAAGAAGCTTTACATTGTCCTTATCAG TCTGCATGGTTTGGTACGTGGAGAAAACATGGAGCTAGGTCGTGATTCTGACACTGGTGGTCAG GTTAAATATGTGGTTGAGCTTTCTCGAGCACTTGCTAGGATGCCAGGGGTGTACAGGGTCGACCTCTTCACTCGCCAAATTTCTTCGCCTGAAGTGGATTGGAGCTATGGAGAGCCAACTGAGATGCTTACTGTGGGTGCTGAAGATGCTGATGGAACCGATGTGGGAGAGAGCAGTGGGGCTTATATTATAAGGATACCTTTTGGTCCACGTGATAAATACCTCCGAAAAGAAGTCCTTTGGCCCCATATTCAAGAATTTGTAGATGGAGCTCTGGCTCACATTCTTAATATGTCAAAAGTTTTAGGTGAACAAATTGGCGGGGGTCAGCCTGTTTGGCCATATGTAATTCATGGTCATTATGCCGATGCAGGGGATAGCGCTGCTCTTCTTTCCGGTGCTTTAAATGTCCCAATGGTACTGACAGGACATTCTCTTGGACGAAACAAGCTTGAACAGCTTCTTAAGCAAGGAAGGCAATCAAAAGAGGATATTGATTCAACATATAAGATTATGAGAAGGATTGAAGCAGAAGAGCTTTCCCTTGATGCTGCAGAACTTGTGATCACAAGTACCAAACAGGAGATTGATGAGCAATGGGGACTTTATGATGGATTTGATGTCAAGCTCGAGAAAGTTTTGAGGGCTCGTGCTAGACGTAGGGTCAATTGCCATGGGCGTTACATGCCAAGGATGGCG GTTATTCCTCCTGGGATGGACTTTAGCAGTGTTGAGGTTCAGGAGGATGCCCCTGAAGTGGATGGAGAACTCACGGCACTTGCTAGCTCTGATGGTTCTTCTCCAAAAGCAGTCCCTGCAATATGGTCAGAA TTGATGCGCTTCCTCACAAATCCACATAAGCCAATGATCTTGGCCCTATCAAGACCAGATCCAAAAAAGAACATTACCACTCTTCTGAAAGCTTTTGGGGAATGCCGTCCACTGAGAGAGCTTGCTAATCTT ACACTTATAATGGGGAACAGAGATGATATCGAGGAGATGTCTGGTGGAAATGCTAGTGTCCTGACAACAGTGTTGAAAATGATTGATAAGTATGATCTATATGGGCAAGTAGCTTACCCAAAGCATCACAAACAATCTGATGTTCCAGACATCTACCGGCTGGCAGCCAAAACAAAG GGAGTTTTCATAAATCCAGCTTTGGTTGAGCCTTTTGGACTTACCTTGATCGAG GCTGCAGCACATGGGCTTCCAATGGTTGCTACTAAAAATGGTGGTCCAGTTGACATTCATAGG GCACTCAACAACGGTCTGCTTGTGGATCCTCATGATCAAGAGCAAATTGCTTCTGCATTACTTAAACTAGTCTCAGAGAAGAACTTGTGGATCGAATGCAGAAGGAATGGTTGGAGGAACATACATCTCTTCTCATGGCCTGAACATTGCCGCACATATTTGACAAGAGTTGCAGCCTGCCGTATGAGGCATCCACAGTGGAAAACTGACACCCCAAAGGATGAAGTGGCTGCTGATGACTCTTGGAATGATTCACTTAAGGATGTGCAAGATATGTCCCTTAGGCTTTCAGTTGATGGGGAAAAAATTTCACTTAATGGATCACTTGAGCATTTGGCTGCAGCCTCTGGTGAACATGAGCTGCAAGACCAAGTAAAACATGTCCTCAGCAGGATAAAGAAGCCAGAAAGAGCCTCCCAAGATTCTGAAGGCGGAAAGAAAGTTGTTGATAATGTGCCAAGCAAATACCCCATGTTGAGGCGGCGGCGAAGATTGATTGTCATTGCACTCGATTACTATGATAGCAATGGAGCTCCTGAAAAAAAGATGATTAAAATAGTGCAAGAAATAATGAAGGCTGTTCGATCAGACTCACAAACAGCGAGATTCTCAGGGTTTGCTCTATCAACAGCAATGCCAGTGTCAGAAACAGTGGAGTTCATGAAATCAGGGAAGATTGAACCAAGTGAGTTTGATGCTTTGATTTGTAGTAGTGGGAGTGAAATGTATTACCCGGGTACTTACACAGAAGAAGATGGGAAGCTTTTACCTGACCCAGATTATGCATCGCATATTGACTACCATTGGGGACGTGACGGATTGAAGAATACCATTTGGAAGTTGATGAACACAGATGAAGTTAAAGGAGGAAAATCTAAAAATCCTTCCAAACCCATTGAAGAAGATGGCAAATCAAGCAATGCCCATTGTGTTTCTTACTTGATAAAGGATCTCAGTAag GTGAAGAAAGTGGATGATTTGAGGCAGAAGCTTAGGATGCGGGGGCTCCGCTGTCATCCTATGTACTGCAGGAACTCAACAAGATTGCAAGTCATTCCTCTCCTTGCATCTCGAGCACAGGCACTCAG GTACCTTTTCGTGCGATGGAGACTGAATGTTACAAACATGTATGTAATTCTTGGTGAGACTGGAGACACCGATTATGAAGAACTGAGGTCTGGTACCCATAAGACAGTGATCATGAAAGGAATTGTGGAGAAAGGTTCTGATGAGTTGCTTAGAAAATCAGGAAGCTACCATCGAGATGATGTCATTCCAGGAGACAGCCCACGGGTAGCATACACAAGTGGGGAAGCAACTGCCAGTGACATTGCAAAAGCGTTACAGCAAGTTGCGAAATCCACGGCCTGA